A genomic window from Quercus lobata isolate SW786 chromosome 10, ValleyOak3.0 Primary Assembly, whole genome shotgun sequence includes:
- the LOC115964017 gene encoding exocyst complex component EXO70B1-like, which translates to MATTTTTSINTGGEDRVLATAQQIVNSLNNTPKEVRQDMLLILSSFDNRLSNITSLIDGDGGSKSEEDRFALAEKVILRWDPSSEGSRRSLNWEDSGDESNEYLSAIDEILNLMDELSVRSDSEIVDRAYSAIQHAMSRLEDEFRQVLIRNTVPLDAERLYGSIRRFSLSFPVSGSRIITGEDDDEDDDEDGGEFESFSEDDRSSRFHERGPSLDDNASVDLIDPKAVDELREIATRMIRSGFEKECIQVYSTVRRDALDECLVILGIEKLSIEEVQKIEWNSLDEKMKKWIQAVKIVVRLILSGEKSLCDQIFCGADETKEICFNETVKGCVMQLLNFGEAVAIGRRSPEKLFRILDMYDVMAEALARLEVLVTDDVVISEARDVLSGLGEAACGTFAEFENAVQSETSKKPMQSGEIHPLTRYVMNYVKLIVDYSETLNLLLEIREDDDQLVPLRNDDSDSSRLTPVARRLLVLITSLHSNLEEKSKLYEDGALQYIFLMNNILYVVQKVKGSDLGGLLGDNWVRKRRGQIRQYATSYLRASWTKVLHCLKDEGIGGSSNNASRVALKERFKNFNACFEEIYRVQTAWKVPDAQLREELRISISEKVIPAYRSFMGRFGNQVESGRHAGKYIKYTADDLENYLLDLFEGSPRVLHHMRRKST; encoded by the coding sequence ATGGCTACCACGACGACGACCAGCATCAACACCGGCGGCGAGGACCGAGTCCTCGCCACGGCACAGCAGATCGTGAACAGTTTGAACAACACGCCGAAGGAGGTCCGGCAGGACATGCTGTTGATTCTGTCGAGCTTCGACAATCGGCTCTCGAATATCACGAGCTTGATCGACGGCGACGGTGGGTCGAAGAGCGAGGAGGACCGGTTCGCTCTGGCGGAGAAGGTGATTCTGCGGTGGGATCCGAGCTCGGAGGGTTCGAGGAGGTCGTTGAATTGGGAGGACTCCGGTGACGAGTCCAACGAGTATTTGTCGGCGATTGACGAGATTTTGAATCTGATGGACGAGTTGTCGGTGAGGTCCGATTCGGAGATTGTGGATCGGGCTTATTCGGCGATTCAGCACGCGATGTCTCGGCTTGAGGATGAGTTTCGGCAAGTTTTGATTCGGAACACTGTTCCTCTTGACGCGGAGAGACTGTACGGTTCGATCCGCCGGTTTAGCCTTTCGTTCCCGGTCAGCGGTTCCCGAATTATCACCggagaagatgatgatgaggatgatgatgaagacGGTGGTGAATTCGAGAGCTTTTCGGAGGATGATCGGAGCTCAAGGTTTCACGAGCGTGGTCCGAGCTTGGACGACAACGCTTCAGTCGATTTGATCGATCCCAAAGCTGTGGATGAGCTCAGAGAAATCGCGACTAGAATGATTAGGTCTGGCTTTGAGAAAGAGTGTATTCAAGTCTATAGTACTGTTCGTCGCGACGCTTTGGATGAGTGTCTCGTGATCTTAGGGATCGAGAAGTTGAGCATTGAAGAGGTTCAGAAAATCGAGTGGAACTCACTGgatgagaagatgaagaaaTGGATTCAAGCTGTGAAGATTGTCGTTAGGTTGATTCTCAGCGGTGAGAAGAGTCTCTGTGATCAGATTTTCTGTGGCGCCGATGAAACCAAGGAGATTTGCTTCAACGAAACCGTGAAAGGTTGCGTGATGCAGTTGTTGAATTTCGGTGAAGCTGTTGCAATCGGGAGAAGATCGCCTGAGAAGCTCTTTAGAATACTTGACATGTATGATGTGATGGCTGAGGCGTTGGCGAGATTGGAGGTGTTGGTTACTGATGATGTCGTGATCAGTGAGGCGAGAGATGTGCTCTCCGGGCTTGGTGAGGCTGCTTGTGGGACATTTGCTGAGTTTGAGAACGCGGTTCAGAGTGAGACCTCAAAAAAGCCTATGCAGAGTGGTGAGATTCACCCACTGACACGGTACGTGATGAATTATGTGAAATTGATTGTGGATTATAGTGAAACTCTGAACTTGTTGTTGGAAATTCGTGAAGATGATGATCAATTAGTGCCTTTACGAAATGATGATAGTGATAGCTCTAGATTGACTCCAGTAGCTAGGCGGTTATTGGTGTTAATAACCTCTTTACATTCCAATCTTGAGGAGAAATCAAAGCTCTACGAGGATGGTGCACTGCAGTATATTTTTCTGATGAATAATATTCTGTACGTAGTGCAGAAGGTGAAAGGTTCTGATCTTGGTGGGCTATTAGGTGATAATTGGGTTCGAAAGCGACGTGGGCAGATAAGGCAATACGCTACAAGTTATCTTAGGGCTTCATGGACCAAGGTGTTGCATTGTTTGAAGGATGAAGGGATTGGTGGGAGCTCGAATAATGCCTCGAGGGTGGCTTTGAAGGAGAGATTTAAGAATTTCAATGCATGTTTTGAGGAAATCTATAGGGTTCAAACTGCTTGGAAGGTCCCTGATGCTCAACTCCGGGAAGAGCTTAGGATATCTATATCAGAAAAGGTGATCCCGGCTTACCGCTCATTTATGGGAAGGTTTGGGAATCAAGTAGAGAGTGGAAGGCACGCTGGGAAATACATAAAGTACACAGCAGATGATTTAGAGAATTATTTGTTGGATTTGTTTGAGGGATCACCGCGGGTACTGCACCACATGAGGAGAAAAAGTACATAG